A single genomic interval of Helianthus annuus cultivar XRQ/B chromosome 13, HanXRQr2.0-SUNRISE, whole genome shotgun sequence harbors:
- the LOC110918168 gene encoding AT-hook motif nuclear-localized protein 8 has translation MDSRESLAPPPLQQPQRHQPHHQHHHQLPPGMMMPPNYHHHMPNTSTTAVNNNNNTSNIITHESLQQRFAFDGSDQYGDGSSPPGGFRPGGFNIEPARKKRGRPRKYSPSPDGNIALGLAPAPVSGGAGGGGGNLESANDGGGGTPNTDSAAKKHRGRPPGSGKKQLDALGAPGVGFTPHVITVKAGEDIASKMTAFSQQGPRTVCILSANGAISNVTLRQPAMSGGTVTYEGRFEIISLSGSFLLTDSDGNQSSRSSGLSVSLAGSDGRVLGGGVAGSLVAATPVQVVVGSFITDAKKPKSSSGPTTPATNMLNFGSGGGGGGSVPGASPASDGPSSESSDDSGSSPLHRHPGSYNNASQQPQQQQAPPPQMPMYSNMGWPNSTMNMLRN, from the exons ATGGATTCTCGTGAATCTTTAGCTCCCCCACCACTACAACAACCGCAACGCCACCAGCCccaccaccagcaccaccaccaGCTTCCACCAGGGATGATGATGCCACCCAATTACCACCACCACATGCCCAACACTTCCACAACTGCTgttaacaacaataataacactaGTAACATCATAACCCATGAatctttgcagcagaggtttgcCTTTGATGGGTCGGATCAGTACGGTGATGGATCGTCGCCTCCGGGTGGGTTTCGGCCCGGAGGGTTTAACATTGAGCCGGCCCGGAAGAAGAGGGGCCGGCCCAGGAAGTATTCGCCGTCCCCTGATGGCAACATTGCTCTCGGGTTGGCTCCGGCGCCGGTTAGTGGTGGCGCGGGTGGGGGCGGTGGGAATTTGGAGAGTGCGAATGATGGCGGTGGAGGCACGCCGAATACTGATTCCGCTGCGAAGAAGCACCGCGGAAGGCCGCCGGGTTCAGGGAAGAAGCAGTTGGATGCTTTAG GTGCACCTGGTGTCGGTTTTACTCCTCATGTCATCACGGTTAAAGCAGGAGAG GATATAGCCTCAAAGATGACTGCATTCTCACAGCAAGGTCCTCGTACTGTTTGTATCCTTTCAGCAAATGGTGCCATAAGCAACGTAACTCTTCGTCAGCCTGCAATGTCTGGCGGCACTGTAACATATGAG GGCCGGTTTGAGATAATTTCTTTATCGGGCTCGTTCCTGCTGACAGATAGTGACGGTAACCAAAGCAGCAGGTCAAGTGGATTGAGCGTTTCCCTTGCAGGTTCAGACGGTCGGGTTTTGGGTGGTGGAGTTGCTGGGTCACTGGTTGCAGCAACACCCGTACAG GTGGTTGTCGGTAGCTTCATCACAGATGCGAAAAAACCAAAATCAAGCAGTGGTCCAACGACACCAGCAACAAACATGTTAAACTTTGGtagtggcggtggcggtggtgggtccGTGCCCGGTGCTAGTCCAGCATCTGACGGACCATCAAGCGAGTCATCTGACGACAGCGGCAGCAGCCCTCTTCATCGGCACCCGGGGTCCTACAACAACGCTAGCCaacaaccgcaacaacaacaagctccgcCACCGCAGATGCCCATGTATTCCAACATGGGCTGGCCAAACTCCACCATGAACATGCTCCGTAATTGA